CACCTGCTTTGCCATTATCGAATGCATTATAAATATGCACTAATCGAAATCGttaatataaattaatattgcAAAATGTTAAATCATACTCGTTGTATTTTCACAAGTTAATGTAAGCTTATCATCTTTAAGTGCAAACAGAGGTATCTGTTACAGGTAGAGCATACCTAGTCTTGGCTATTGCCTCGGCTAAATCATCCGTGATGTTTATTTGTGTCCTCTGCTTTGGTATTCTGAGAGCTGTTCCTTTAAATTTACCAATGCATTcttgttgtaatatgaacacGTCTGTTCTTGTACCGCTAGATCGAACACCACTCTTAGTAGGTATGATTTCCCTGTGTTTGATGCGATTTTCTAAAGCTTCAATTTGGCAAATCGATCCACACAGTGACAGCGAAATGGCCTTTGCTGTTTGTTTTGACTTCTCCTCTTGTCTCTTGCTGATTTCATTCAAGGACCGAATTCGTTCAAGGTTCTGGTCCAGGTTGCTGTAAAATTGGTCGATTCTGTTACCAATCTCTCTATACACCACTTCAGTCATATCTTGGGGAGTGAGTATTTTTAATGTGTCTATGGCTACACTCTCTCTCCATTCAGCATCGACTTTCGTCCCTGCTAGAGACATGGCCATTTTCTTTGACATAACTTTATAACGGTAGGCCAACCAGTTTTGAGCAACCGACCATGACAAGTTCGTTGAGTTCAATAATTTAGACAGAGTCGGAGCTGACACAGAAAAAGTAATATTGGTGATAACATTCTGTAATTCAGGCAATGTTGACTGACTCCCTACATCACAAGCTTGAAGGCGTTTAGCTGCTTCTTCAGTCATGACTGTCATCAGACTCTGAATGAGTGGAGCAATGGCATCTTTAACAGCCTGGGTCACTCTCATGACTACTAGCCGTTGTACTTGTTGCTGGAGTTGCTCTGTCATTTCGTTCTTACTGACACTTTCACCAATTTTGACTGGGGAGAATTTCATGTTTCTGGCTGTTTCCAGAATGTCATTTCGCACTCCATTAACAGCTTCATGTATTAACTCAGTTATACTGAGTCTCTTCTTGGCAAGTAGTTCTTCACCATCTTTGCGAAGTTTCTTCTGTTCCTGCTTCAGTGTTGCAATCATATTTTGGACTTCAGAGGCCTTTGTGTTGTTGCTCTTCCCAATTCGAAGCACATCAGCTACAAAGAAATCGAAGCAATGTTTTTGTGCTTGGTGGAGACGGCTTGTTGCATTTAAGATATGGCCTCTAAGCATTTTACCTGCAAAGTAGAGGAAATCTTCTTTCATATGGAGAAAGGCATCAAGATATTGATTATTATTCATAGAATTTCGAACCTTTCCAGTTCTTGCTTTTCTGATTTCACGAGTTGAGATGGCATGAAAGTTTCTACAGGACTCCATTTTCTCACTCCGATTAATGAACCCGTTCTCCACCAATGCTTGGAATACCCGTGTCTTCTTCTCTAAGCTGTATTGTTGTGTGTCCACATCTTCTTCATCACTCTCCTCATCCGAGGCTCTGTCCATTTCATTAGCAGTCTGATGAAATTCAACTTTGTTACACACGTAGAAAATTGACAAATCTGGAGCCACGTCATAAAGTGAGCCCAGAATCCGTTGGTCCTGGAAATACAAATGGAACAAACAGATGggtcagaaaaaaatgtcaataacgggtaaaaattaattcattcaaTGTTTATAGTTGTTATACAATAACTGCTTTAGTggcaatgatatgcaaatttgacaatatCAATTCATAGCATACCTCAAGACGAATACCATAGTTTCCATCAATAACATAGATGATTAGCTGCAAAACACCACCAACACACTCTCGGACGACTCTATCAAGGGCATTGTTTTCACTTAGCCCGGGTGCATCAACCAACTTGACTCCCGATTTCAGTAACGGGTTGTCTAGCCCCACTTCTACCGTTGCTTGCACTGCTTCAAGGTTTGATCTGTCTTCATCTCGTACTACTACAAAATCCTTGGAGATACGCTTCCTGCCCCCAAGAGCCACTTTCTGCATCTCTTCATCCATTTTCCCGATAATCCGAATATACCCCTCTTCACTGTATTGAAGCGTTACGATTCTGGATGTGCATGGAACCTCGGATGTTGGCAGAATCCCTCCACCAAGAAGTTCATTGGCTAACGAGCTTTTGCCACAGTTTGTCTGACCAAGGATGAGGATGGTTGCATCTTTGTTGGTCACACGATTTATTGCAGAGTCATCTTCATTTGATAGCAGGGATTTTGACAATATATCCCGTTTGTCTTCAGACTGGgcgtttattatttttttaaagcagGAACGGGTTGTCGTTTGTGCCGATTTTAAAGTCTCTTTCATTGATTGGAAGTCTTCAAACTCTCTAGTAAAACTGGCAATACTGTGGTCGGGACACGTGACTGATGTACCGGTGGACATATTTCCTGAACTTGCCCCTGcattaaaatgattaaaaataattaaaatttattTAGTTCATGCGCATATTATATATgcatttacaaatacatacgtTAGAACACATTGCATAAAcaagaaatttgaagaaaaacatgtttattaaAGGACGCCCAAATAGTAACATTTCATGATTAAAACAACTGACCGTGGTCACTTCGCGAACAGAAAagaacacacacaaaaacccAAACACATAGTAACAGTCAAGCAATTCAGGGACAGAATCGTTAGAGTTATGGTGTTGCCACCAAGGACGTTTTCAAAATCTATGTATAAGCTTTAATTAAAACCTTTAAATACGTCGTATTAACAGACGAGTTCCTCTTTTTTCCCGTCGAATCGTCATGAAATGTCCTGGGTTAACGTTTGTTCATCTTATATGCGTTTCTCGTGTATTGTGTCGATCCCAACgtcataaaaaacaacaacatttatttAAAGGAGAAGTAACTGGTTTGTCATTACAATATAACAGCACAATATATACCTATCTTGGTTTGTTTTTATTGAAGGTATTTAAGATATGATCTATGTGTGGATATTACCTTGAACTTGTCGGTTTTCCATAGTGTCGACGTTGCTGCAGTAGCTACAGGTCTTAAGACGTGCGCTTTTACTGACTAGGTTCGGGAACGCTAGCTGGGAATTCCGAGAATGAGGTAACTTAATTGCCCACGACTATGGaggtagagagagagaaacagttTGTCAGAGCGGCAGCCATGTTCTGTTCTCGGGTCATATGTTATCTAGGGTCATCACTGATTGACAGATGCTCGGTAGAGTGTTTACGTGTTCAGACATGACTCAGTTCGCGACGATCTCGGTACTGATCAGGGAATTACCCATTTCGCCACCATACCGAGAAACAGCACAATGTGCATCGTCAGCTGATCATGCTATTGTTCACACATGGCAAACTGCCAAACCTGACCAATTTCAATTTATGAGGGCGCTGTGCAAAGTTGGTAACAGTTTTTTCCCTGGAAAGTACTAGCATATTTTTTTAGTTAGTCGAAATACTGAAGGCAATCTTCGCATACTCAAAGTAGTGATTAGTGAAAGAGGAACGTTTGCAACCATACATAATCTCCCTGATAAAAACTTCAGAAATAAATGATATCTTTTAACATGTGGTTACAAGACAAACAAGGTCGACCCTACAGGTGACATGAATTATTAGTATGAAATTGCTCTCTGACATTACACTATTATAAGTCGAATTCCAGAGAGACTTAATGAAATGTCACGCTAAGTATAACACGTGTCAGTATAGCAACGCTTAGGTCAACATGGTTCTATaacttctaatgaaaacacCCGAAAAAGATATTCTTTTgtaaagaaacaaaaaactaccgtttgttttgtttggtgaACATAAATTccataattaaaaaaaacttgGCTATGACACTATGTACATTTGTGGTGTTTACCCCCTCCTGCCCCTGCCCAAATACTTTGCTTGCCATGACGTCACTCGGTGAAATAATACAGTGTGACGTTTCTATTTTTACTTTCAAACGGGGCTGACTCGGTTTTCTTCCTTCTCTGTGACTCGATCTGCTATGAGGTGTAATGTAATGACAGTTAAAATTTCAACAATTTACCTTGTTTTCACCAGTCAGGAGGTAACTATTATAGCAGTTCGTCGCAGACACTTTGTGCCGGGCACAATCCACGATGCGTGCGTTGGAATGTGTATGTCGTGAATAAAGGACGTGGGTTTTAGAGGAGTTTTATGAAGAGTAACACCCCCGATGTATATGACTCGTCTAGCACGTTTCACAGGCGTTCAGCACACGAATAAATATGGCTGACTCGGTTGACAACGCGCTGAGCAGCTTTTCTGAAAAAGTTGACATAATACGTGAACTTGTTAATAGTACGAAGCAACTTGAGGCACAAATCCAGCAACTTCTCGATACTAAGACACCAATTCAACTCCTCAAAGACAGCGAGAGAGAATTAATTGAGACGAAGTTACATCACACCGCGGTGATCGGCGTCATCGGCGAGAGGAACTGTGGCAAGAGCTCCTTGATTAATGAACTATTAGGCCATAAAGTCGTGCCTCAGGCGAGTATGACATGTACCTCTCGAGTAGTACAAGTCAAATACTCGGACAAACCGTACATTTGTCTGTTGAAAACCGATGGCACCGAGGAAGAAGGGACACAGGCTAGTCTATCGGGAGTACGCGGAAGTGAAAAGAAAGATCTAGATTTGCTGAAGGGACTCGTCGTTTTGAAGGGGGACGACCGTGAGAAGGAAGACCTCGTTAGTCAGGTTGTGGTGGTAGGCCTAGATCATCCGATGTTGCAGCATGGAGCCGAAATTATCGATTCTCCaggaagaaatgaaaataaaattttggaTGGTGTCGTGGATAATTTCATCACAAAAAAGTGTATTCCAGTCTTGATATATGTTATTGATGGAAACATGTTTCTGAGACCTTCCGTAAGTATTCGATTTAAACTACTTCCGGGTTTAGTAGGAAGCTGTTCTATGTACAGATGTTTATTTTTCCTGCTCTTTCGTGGACACATTGATTGCCTAGTCTTTTTACTAGGACAATCACTGAACGGAAATAAAACAACCGAGGCCACCAAATCATTGTAAAATGGGAGAAACGGAATCAAATGAAATGTGGTTCTTTTAAATGTGAACATGGCTTTTCCATTTACTTGTGTGATTAATAAGTTTACAAACGTCTGATTTTGGTAACGTATTACATAATAACAATCTTATGTGCCAAACGTTCATCGTTTATTCCCAGTGGAAGCAGGGATTGTGCTACTTATTGCtacttacacagaacaagttagttgtCAACCAGTGACATGTTGGTATAGTTATGAACCGCACATTTcaaaattggtaaccgagaaagaaaatttgcattgcttctgcatatggacaatttaatttgatgcaggactgactatagaaaaaaaaactgcTGTCAAAGTGATGGGAAAGAAAACTTTGTTGCCATACCTATTCCTCCcgcccccgaaatcaaatggttctccccttaatACTGCTTCTTCATTTTTTGAAACAGGACCGTGCaagcatacaatatttcaaagacCGCTGTCAAAATACACAGCTTTTATATGTTTGCAGTAAAGTGGACATTGACCAACAGGCAAAGGGTATGGATGAACCCAGTGATGACGAGGATGACACTGATGGTGGTGAAGACAGAAAGCCACCTGTCGACAAAGGTGCGCGAGTTCTTGATCAACTCAGGGAATACCGTCTTCTCGATGACCAGGGTTCTCGGGGAACATATCACGCTATTTCTGTCAAAGAAGTTAAAAAGGCACGTGTAAGTAGAGCTAGCAGTTATGATGATAATCACTTCATcaaagactttcagacttttcaGCACAATTTGGGTGTTTGCCTGAACAATTATTTAAATGACTCTGTAATGGCTGCAGTGGAGACCTTGGCCAAATGCCATGCTAACTGTCTGTACGTTTTCAATATGAAACAAGGTGACATTGgcaaagaagaagaagaaatgaCCAACGCTTTGCAGGATGCCCGGGCTTTGGAGAACAAATTGATCTCTGAACTAACCAAGGTAGTGGACAGCAAAAGAGAAAGAGTCATGGCAATTATCAACAACGCCATACAAGATGCTGTTGGAAAAGTAACAGGTGACGCCATCGTACCACAAGAGGTCATTGCATACACTCACTATTTATGGACGCCTgctgtaaaacaaaaatatggctCAAAGTTATCAACCAGCAAACAATTCTACAAACTTCACGCACTTTGTCATGAAGTACGTAATTATATAATCAACACCATGATGCTACGAGTTGAGGAAGATGTTGACGACTTACTTGAGAATGAAGTGGCTGGAAATGCATGGCCGATTGTAGTAGAAACTCTAGATGCCCTTGATAACCCGACTCTTAAGAGAAACTTAGAGTCCATGTACCAAGTCACCGGAAGTAAATCGGATCACAGAAAGCTGACGTACAAATCATTAACAAGACTTGTGTATTCAATGTTGGCTGCAGCTAAAGAGGCTGTATCAGCTGAACTACAACAAACGTATGATGTGCTGTCAGTAGTTGAAATCGCCTTCCAGACATACAAGAAGATGTCCAAGAAAACTCAACAGTGGCAAAATGAGATAGCAACCAAACTTGTTTCTAGAATGAACGTTCAGAGATTGACGAGTAACATTGTCAATGCTTGTAGTGATAAGATGAGAGAGAACCATGGTATGTTTGAGGCATCCCTTCTTGAGATAGATGCTCTGAAAGAGCAGCTCCAAGAACAGAAAAGAGAGCACCTTGGGGCAGTGCAGTCTAGAGTCATTTCCCAGCTTGCTATTCTTGACGTAAAGAACCGTGCAATAAACTATGAAATTACAAGAGGTCTCGTGACAATAGGAGATCAACTTCATCATGGTAACCATGGCAGGATTCATCAACTGACACACTTGGACGGACGTTGGGAGTTACAACGCCTTGACCAATACGTTGTATGTGTCGCTGATGAGAATGACAAATGTTGGGAGAAAAACCTGTCCAGTTTGCATTATGCTTCGTAAGTATGATCATTTACAAACAAAAGCTTGGATTGGTATAGCCCtaagacttgtcttggtgttacaatCGCAAGAAATTTTCTCCACCAAGCCAAGCCTTTCATCCCAGGTAGCGTAGGAATCTGTTTTGAATGTGAAATTCCCACCAACAGCTGTATGTAAACCCATGATTCAATGTAGCCACAGTCACGTGACTAAGATTGGGAGGGTAGCTAATCACAGGTGCCTGATCCATCTACATTTTAATAGAGATTGTGGTAGTAATTTCACATTCAAATCGTATTCAAGGGCTACCTGGGCCAAGGTTTGGCCCAGTTGAGAGTTTCTTGAGATTGTCATACTAAGACAATTCCCTGGGCTAGAAATGGTTCATCTAGAGACCAGAAACATTATTCCAAGTTTGCGTTGATACACATATAGTGAGGGTATATCTTGGTACGAggtattttttaaagaatacTTCAGTACAGTATCAGCACATAATAGTAATATGAATTCATTGAACAAATGTCAACTAAACTACGCGACACGTGAcgttaacaattttttttttaattcgtATTTTAAAGGAGCACAAACTGAGCATATACATATTTGGGCGTAGATTttactgtatatttaaaaaGGTACTCGAAGTATGGTACTTACTGAAGCAATATTACTTAACCAaaacttgcaattgactgaattcaaaccGGGAATTAAGATAAAATTTCTCAACgatccgatgatgtaatttatcgtACATATCAGAAtatgttcaggaaatccctaGTGTGcaaatcaactgttctaacaatgccagaagacaatcgtaatgttatAGTAGACTTGCATCGACGTTAACCatattata
The genomic region above belongs to Glandiceps talaboti chromosome 8, keGlaTala1.1, whole genome shotgun sequence and contains:
- the LOC144439470 gene encoding dual serine/threonine and tyrosine protein kinase-like, producing the protein MADSVDNALSSFSEKVDIIRELVNSTKQLEAQIQQLLDTKTPIQLLKDSERELIETKLHHTAVIGVIGERNCGKSSLINELLGHKVVPQASMTCTSRVVQVKYSDKPYICLLKTDGTEEEGTQASLSGVRGSEKKDLDLLKGLVVLKGDDREKEDLVSQVVVVGLDHPMLQHGAEIIDSPGRNENKILDGVVDNFITKKCIPVLIYVIDGNMFLRPSDRASIQYFKDRCQNTQLLYVCSKVDIDQQAKGMDEPSDDEDDTDGGEDRKPPVDKGARVLDQLREYRLLDDQGSRGTYHAISVKEVKKARVSRASSYDDNHFIKDFQTFQHNLGVCLNNYLNDSVMAAVETLAKCHANCLYVFNMKQGDIGKEEEEMTNALQDARALENKLISELTKVVDSKRERVMAIINNAIQDAVGKVTGDAIVPQEVIAYTHYLWTPAVKQKYGSKLSTSKQFYKLHALCHEVRNYIINTMMLRVEEDVDDLLENEVAGNAWPIVVETLDALDNPTLKRNLESMYQVTGSKSDHRKLTYKSLTRLVYSMLAAAKEAVSAELQQTYDVLSVVEIAFQTYKKMSKKTQQWQNEIATKLVSRMNVQRLTSNIVNACSDKMRENHGMFEASLLEIDALKEQLQEQKREHLGAVQSRVISQLAILDVKNRAINYEITRGLVTIGDQLHHGNHGRIHQLTHLDGRWELQRLDQYVVCVADENDKCWEKNLSSLHYASICKRSEHLLEILGWVMPKPGALYIVTEKWCDTLDMAEMTSGQQLQVTLDVVRGIRDIHASGFIYSNLEAENVLIMPDGRAKINTCRGNFEVLRQKAANVDIHQIGALLLWFHGAETNQSTPESTFRIGRPSDCGVQVWRLIERCMAKHKTITVDDIIRELETIVGG
- the LOC144439469 gene encoding dual serine/threonine and tyrosine protein kinase-like, whose amino-acid sequence is MENRQVQGASSGNMSTGTSVTCPDHSIASFTREFEDFQSMKETLKSAQTTTRSCFKKIINAQSEDKRDILSKSLLSNEDDSAINRVTNKDATILILGQTNCGKSSLANELLGGGILPTSEVPCTSRIVTLQYSEEGYIRIIGKMDEEMQKVALGGRKRISKDFVVVRDEDRSNLEAVQATVEVGLDNPLLKSGVKLVDAPGLSENNALDRVVRECVGGVLQLIIYVIDGNYGIRLEDQRILGSLYDVAPDLSIFYVCNKVEFHQTANEMDRASDEESDEEDVDTQQYSLEKKTRVFQALVENGFINRSEKMESCRNFHAISTREIRKARTGKVRNSMNNNQYLDAFLHMKEDFLYFAGKMLRGHILNATSRLHQAQKHCFDFFVADVLRIGKSNNTKASEVQNMIATLKQEQKKLRKDGEELLAKKRLSITELIHEAVNGVRNDILETARNMKFSPVKIGESVSKNEMTEQLQQQVQRLVVMRVTQAVKDAIAPLIQSLMTVMTEEAAKRLQACDVGSQSTLPELQNVITNITFSVSAPTLSKLLNSTNLSWSVAQNWLAYRYKVMSKKMAMSLAGTKVDAEWRESVAIDTLKILTPQDMTEVVYREIGNRIDQFYSNLDQNLERIRSLNEISKRQEEKSKQTAKAISLSLCGSICQIEALENRIKHREIIPTKSGVRSSGTRTDVFILQQECIGKFKGTALRIPKQRTQINITDDLAEAIAKTRHLPRNLLIVPVRAIVDVILEGERRMGVMVPVRSSLWTELNPEGSLKDETLEIRLSIARGIAAGCQFLALQGFPAPDLRITNVLLSRPHSKELYPQINTLKLRDDMVPYPDGKPPFHIASERYSGVHQTTGISAHNDAHNVYAFGILLWMLILGEYRRPFYAMTGNFEEIKSAVTRKQSPNINRIHKDFQEHLEKCWSSLPNFRPSWEDIRKWFEPPKTKFEQLHEEYSVKDATQLLGPRDQQATNTVVGMGSGEHRRSSPSMISEPREHSNKQGEAIKDSGIDPSDVHFDLPNECDREKRIVATGVAHHKQRSKGKARETRPAPTEQTSNTPVDIVHVSDTQLSTEPVKSHRKEDRGISSFTGTTGQALRPPHNVYDDRTRSDTPKRRGDKSKQRRAKGTPSPTSSEQPLVCESVGEVWTPNTGPTTESQEQSRKPRVKPRSPDKTKIRDKDKKRERQETTV